From the Thermotoga sp. genome, one window contains:
- a CDS encoding BMP family ABC transporter substrate-binding protein, which yields MRKALMVVFLAFAIALFGFKVVMVTDIGGLGDKSFNDGTWAGIKKAAEELGIEAKVIQSYEQSDYVPNLSKAAEEADLVFAVGFMMTDALFKVAKQYPDTYFVGIDITPPEGQTLPNVITFTFKEQEAAFLVGYVAAAMTQTGTVGFVGGIPIPPVERFRYGYEAGIKTYSVLHKKNVKILRGYTQDFEDPKKGKDLAMSQFAEGADIVFHASGACGNGVIEAAREKFSALAGSDNLVDLIDYYVENKKGFFAIGVDMDQDYMAPGAVLASAMKRVDVAAYYGVVWAYEGTFEGGHKVLGISQDAVGISPMKYTKGIVPNRVIAELLYLEKLMKDGTLKVPETQEELDAFEVPKIEFPF from the coding sequence ATGAGGAAGGCTCTCATGGTAGTTTTTCTGGCCTTTGCGATCGCGCTGTTCGGCTTTAAGGTCGTCATGGTGACGGACATCGGTGGTCTTGGTGACAAGTCTTTCAACGATGGAACCTGGGCGGGAATAAAGAAGGCGGCAGAGGAATTGGGAATTGAGGCGAAGGTGATTCAGTCTTACGAACAATCCGACTATGTACCAAATCTCAGCAAGGCAGCGGAAGAGGCAGATTTGGTCTTCGCTGTAGGTTTTATGATGACAGACGCCCTCTTCAAAGTTGCAAAACAGTATCCAGACACGTACTTCGTGGGAATCGACATCACACCACCAGAGGGACAGACCCTTCCCAACGTGATCACCTTCACGTTTAAGGAACAAGAAGCCGCCTTCCTCGTCGGATACGTTGCAGCCGCCATGACACAGACAGGAACGGTCGGCTTTGTTGGAGGCATCCCCATCCCCCCGGTGGAGAGGTTCAGGTATGGCTACGAAGCAGGAATAAAGACCTACTCTGTTCTTCACAAAAAGAATGTGAAGATACTGAGGGGTTACACGCAGGATTTCGAAGACCCCAAAAAGGGTAAGGACCTCGCGATGTCACAGTTCGCCGAGGGTGCGGACATCGTGTTCCACGCCTCTGGAGCCTGTGGAAATGGTGTTATAGAGGCTGCCAGAGAAAAATTTTCCGCCCTCGCAGGTTCTGACAATCTCGTTGACTTGATAGACTACTACGTAGAAAACAAAAAGGGCTTCTTCGCCATAGGCGTTGATATGGATCAGGATTACATGGCTCCCGGTGCCGTTCTTGCGAGTGCGATGAAAAGAGTCGATGTTGCTGCTTACTACGGCGTCGTCTGGGCATACGAGGGAACGTTTGAAGGTGGTCACAAAGTCCTTGGAATCTCTCAAGATGCGGTCGGAATAAGTCCGATGAAGTACACGAAGGGAATCGTACCAAACAGAGTCATAGCAGAGCTTCTCTATCTTGAAAAACTCATGAAAGACGGCACTCTCAAAGTTCCCGAGACACAGGAAGAACTCGACGCGTTCGAAGTGCCGAAGATAGAATTCCCGTTCTGA